CTGTAGGTTGCGGCCGCTGTAATGAGGGTTACGCCCTTTTCATTTCTGAATGCACCCGCATCACTTAACAATACTGTCATTCCTCGCGCCTGTAGCTGGCGCGGGGAATCTGCTGTTTGGCGGTACCTCAAGAAAACAGATCCCCGCGCGAAATCGCGCGAGGGATGACAGTGTAATAAGTTTGTTCATGGGCGCCCATTCGAGGGCGCTACACAATACAATTTCGAGCCTGTGATCACTCGACGTGACTTGCTCATTGCCGCAGCTGCAGCCGGAGCCGCAGAGCTGCTTCGGCCCATGACGGACGCTTTTGCCACCGCTTCCCAACCCACTACTCCGGTGAACTTCAAAGTTCCTCCGGGCGCATGCGATTGCCACGTGCACATCTTCGGAGATCCTCAGCGTTTTCCATTCGCTGCAACTCGGACGTACACACCTGAGACGGCAACCGTCGACGAGCTACGCAACGTGCATCGCGCGCTGCATCTCGACCGGGTGGTCGTCATTCAGGCGAGCGTCTATGGCACCGACAATTCCTGCACGCTAGACGCGATCAAGCAGCTTGGTCCGCGAGCTCGGGGCATCGCCGTCATCGACGAGAAGACCTCTTCCGCCGAGCTTGATCGGATGCATCGTAGCGGGATTCGTGGCGTTCGGATTAACCTCGGCACGGCCGGGCAAGATGATCCCGCCTTTGCGCGCGAACGTCTGCAAAAGGCCCTTCGGCAGGTTGAGGGCCGACCATGGCATATTCAGATGTATGTCGGTCTCCCAGTAGTAGCGGCGATCGAGAAGCAGCTTACTGCTGCCACAGTCCCGATCGTCTTCGACCACTTCGGAGGCGCTAAGGCTGCCCTCGGAGTCCAACAGGCCGGGATGGCTAGCCTGCTGCGGCTGCTTCAAAACGGGAAAGCATATGTGAAGATCTCTGGCGCGTACCGTGCATCCACGGCTGCTCCGGATTATCAGGATGCGACAGCGCTGGCGAAAGTTTTTGTCGCTGCCAATCCAGAACGCGTTCTATGGGGCACAGATTGGCCGCACCCGGATACCGCCGCTGGTCGCGAACCTTCGGAGATATCTCCCCTGCTTCCGATTGACGACGGGCGCCTGTTGAACTTGCTTGCAGCGTGGGTTCCGAATATCGCTCGGCGCAAAGTGATCCTGGTGGATAATCCTGCGAAGTTGTATGGGTTTTGATGAGAAGGATTCTCTGGGTATCCGGAATTATCCCCCTTCGTTCCCTGTAACCTAACCTAGTCATGAAAATAGGATTTGTCGGTCTGGGAAGCATGGGCTCGGCTATAGCTCGCAATCTGATCCAAGCTGGGCATGAGCTGATCGTTTACAACCGCACCCGGAATCGCGCAGAAGCGTTTCGTGCACTCGGAGCGCAGGTTGCGGAGACACCGGCGGAGGCTGCGGCGGGAGTTGAGGTCGTCTTCACCATGTTGGCGGATGATGCCGCCACGGAAGATGTGGTGTTCAGCGAGCGTGGGCTTCTTAGCTCGCTACCTGCCGGCAAAGTCCACGTATGCTGCAGTACGATCAGCGTGGCGCTCTCGCGCAGGTTGGCGGCAGCGCATCGCGACAAGCGCCAAGACTACATCGCCGCTCCGGTATTTGGCCGGCCTGAAGCCGCGGCGGCGGCCAAGTTGTTCATCGTAGCAGCGGGACCTCAGAGGCAGATCGAGCTCTGCCGGCCGCTATTCGATGTCGTTGGGCAAAAGACATTTGTTATCGGTGAAGATGCGCCTGCAGCGCACGTGATCAAGCTCACAGGAAATTTTCTGATTTCTACAGTGATCGAAGCGCTCGCGGAAGGGTTCGCGCTAGTCCGCAAATCGGGGGTTGATGCCAATCAGTTCCTGGAGGTGCTGACGAATTCGTTGTTCTCCGCGCCGGTCTACAAGACTTATGGCGCACTGCTTGCGTCCGAGAAGTTTGAGCCTGCAGGCTTCAAGCTGCCGCTCGGGCTCAAAGACAATCGGCTCGTAATCGCTGCAGCAGAACAAGCCGCGGTACCGATGCCGATGGCGAGCCTGGTGCACGATCGCTTTCTCGCTGCTATTGCTCAAGGGCTAAGCGAGTCGGACTGGTCGGCTATCGCGAAGATTTCTTTTTGGAACGCTGGACTGCAATAAGTACAACAGAGGAGGCACTTGGACCTGAACGGGAAAGTAGCGCTCGTAACCGGCGGTGGTACCGGCGTGGGGCGTGCAATCGTCTTGCAATTAGCGCGGCTCGGCGCTGCCGTTGCCGTGAATTACTCAAAGTCGAAGGACGAGGCTGACGCAACTGCCAAGGAAGCTCAAGGTTACGGCGTGCGGGCTTTGGCGATTCAGGCTGATGTCGCAGACGAATCTCAGGTCCAGCTCATGGTTGAACAGGTGACACAGCGGCTTGGTCCGGTTGAAATCCTGGTCAACAATGCCGCCTTCACGCGGTTTACCGATCTCTCCGACCTCCACGCTCTGAGTCAGCAGGATTGGAATCGCACCTTTGCCGTCAACGTGAATGGCACTTTGTATTGCACACGCGCGGTCGTTCCGAGCATGAAGGCAAAGGCTTGGGGTCGCGTGGTGAACGTCTCCTCGGTCGCGGCCTTTACTGGAGGAGGAAGCTCCATCGCTTACTGCGCGTCGAAAGCTGCCATCCTTTCGCTCACTCGCTCGTTCGCGAAGGTACTTGGACCCGAGATCACGGTAAATGCAGTGGCGCCGGGGTTGATCGAGACGCGCTGGGTGGCCTCTATGAAGCGACTAGACGAATTCAGAGAATCGTGGAAGAAAGATACCGCGCTGGGCAAGGTGCTGACTCCGGACGATGTGGCGGAGGCCGCCGTTAGCCTGATCGCCAGCATGAGCCTGGTGACGGGCCAGACGATCATTGTGGATGGCGGCTGGCGGATGTAGGAGAGTCAGGGAACCGGGGAGGCGGTGACGCGGCGTGGTGTATCCCGAGCCGCATAATAGCGATACAAGCATGCTGCGTCTCTAGAAACCTAAGGCTTTTGTCCGACGAAAGAAGTGCTCCGTAGGCACGCAAGTTTTACATCGCAAGGGCTTTGTACGCGCATGAATCGCGTGAAACGAGAGTTGCTCAAATGTCGTACTGGAGCGGGGTTGGGCCTAGTTCGGCTTAAGAGGAAAACTTCGGAACTTTAGGTGCTCATGTGGTTTCCACAGTCCTGCGCGAGCGGTACACTCAGCTAGCAAAGCAAGACGCCAGCACCTTCCCCGTTTGCTCTTGGCCAGCGTCAAGGAGCTGATAAGTTAGAGTTGGAGCTTGCGGCACTTGAACTCGAAAGAGAATTGAAGGAGACAAAACTCAATGTGGAAGCCAGCCAACCCCCCAACGTCGAACCAGCCGGGCAATAACAATCCGACTGTCGGCTCGACTCAAACCAAACCGGCGCCTGCTCCGTCTATGGAGACGCGTCCGACGCCCGCTGCTGTTGAACCAACTCCGGCCCCGGCCAATCGCAACGCCGTTCTCAACACCCAGGAACAGGCGACGATCGGCAAGAGCCTTGTCATTAAGGGTGAAGTGACCGGTTCCGAGTCGCTGTACATCGACGGCAAGGTTGAAGGCTCCATTCAACTGCCCGGCAATCGTGTAACCATCGGCCGCAATGGTCAGGTCTCGGCCAACATCAATGCCCGCGAAGTGGTCGTGCTCGGCAAAGTCCGCGGTAACCTGAATGCCAGCGATCGCGTGGATATCCGCAACGAAGGCTCGCTCACCGGCGACGTCGTTGCGCAGCGCATCAGCATCGAAGATGGCGCCTTCTTCAAGGGCGGCATCGACATTCGCAAGCCTGGGCAGCAGAAGAACGATTCGAAGGAGCCTGTCTCGATCGAGTCTTCGGCCGTGGCCGCGGCTCGCGCGTAGTTTTTGATCTATCTGACGGGCCTGTTCCTGCCGCTTGACGGATGGGAACAGGCCACGCAGAAGAAAAGGTCGAAGTCAGATGTTGGAAAAATTTCTGCAAGTCTTGTCGCTAAGCTGTCGTCATCGCCACACCTCGAAGCCCTTCGCGGCAGCCAGCGCCTCCGTCGGACGCAACTCCGACTGGGAGCCGATCGGCCAAGGCGGCCACTACGTCGTTTGTCTCGATTGCGGCCAAAAGTTCGATTACGACTGGCGCACGATGCAGGTAGTGCGGAAGGTCAGCTAATCGCAATTTTCGGATGACCCGAAAACGGACTCACCGAGAGGCTTAGCCTAGTTATCTTCAAAAAGTATCGCGTGCTTCACCTGGCTTGCATTCCAGGATGAGGCACGCGATTTTTCTGTGAAACGGGACGGGGAGGGGAACCCCATCCCACACAGGTTTACAGTCCGCGGCCGAACTTCGGGTGGAAGGTCACCCCGAACGACAGCCGGATGTTGTTTTGTGTCTGGCTGCCGAAACGGGTCATGAGGTAGTCGAACTGGAAGAGGCG
This is a stretch of genomic DNA from Terriglobales bacterium. It encodes these proteins:
- a CDS encoding amidohydrolase family protein; protein product: MITRRDLLIAAAAAGAAELLRPMTDAFATASQPTTPVNFKVPPGACDCHVHIFGDPQRFPFAATRTYTPETATVDELRNVHRALHLDRVVVIQASVYGTDNSCTLDAIKQLGPRARGIAVIDEKTSSAELDRMHRSGIRGVRINLGTAGQDDPAFARERLQKALRQVEGRPWHIQMYVGLPVVAAIEKQLTAATVPIVFDHFGGAKAALGVQQAGMASLLRLLQNGKAYVKISGAYRASTAAPDYQDATALAKVFVAANPERVLWGTDWPHPDTAAGREPSEISPLLPIDDGRLLNLLAAWVPNIARRKVILVDNPAKLYGF
- a CDS encoding NAD(P)-dependent oxidoreductase gives rise to the protein MKIGFVGLGSMGSAIARNLIQAGHELIVYNRTRNRAEAFRALGAQVAETPAEAAAGVEVVFTMLADDAATEDVVFSERGLLSSLPAGKVHVCCSTISVALSRRLAAAHRDKRQDYIAAPVFGRPEAAAAAKLFIVAAGPQRQIELCRPLFDVVGQKTFVIGEDAPAAHVIKLTGNFLISTVIEALAEGFALVRKSGVDANQFLEVLTNSLFSAPVYKTYGALLASEKFEPAGFKLPLGLKDNRLVIAAAEQAAVPMPMASLVHDRFLAAIAQGLSESDWSAIAKISFWNAGLQ
- a CDS encoding SDR family oxidoreductase, which produces MDLNGKVALVTGGGTGVGRAIVLQLARLGAAVAVNYSKSKDEADATAKEAQGYGVRALAIQADVADESQVQLMVEQVTQRLGPVEILVNNAAFTRFTDLSDLHALSQQDWNRTFAVNVNGTLYCTRAVVPSMKAKAWGRVVNVSSVAAFTGGGSSIAYCASKAAILSLTRSFAKVLGPEITVNAVAPGLIETRWVASMKRLDEFRESWKKDTALGKVLTPDDVAEAAVSLIASMSLVTGQTIIVDGGWRM
- a CDS encoding polymer-forming cytoskeletal protein; amino-acid sequence: MWKPANPPTSNQPGNNNPTVGSTQTKPAPAPSMETRPTPAAVEPTPAPANRNAVLNTQEQATIGKSLVIKGEVTGSESLYIDGKVEGSIQLPGNRVTIGRNGQVSANINAREVVVLGKVRGNLNASDRVDIRNEGSLTGDVVAQRISIEDGAFFKGGIDIRKPGQQKNDSKEPVSIESSAVAAARA